Within the Actinomycetota bacterium genome, the region TCGGTGATGTCGCGCTCACCGAACACGACGCGACCCTCATCGGGTCGGAGGAAGCCGCTGATCACGTCGAACAGCGTCGTCTTCCCCGCACCGTTCGGGCCGATGATGCCCAGGATCTCGCCGCGCCCCACCGTCAGGGTGGCGCCGTCGACCGCGCGGATCCCGCCGAAGGTTCGGGTCAGGTCGAACACGCCGAGCGCCGCCCCGTCGCTGGTGCCGACGATCTCCGTGGTCGCGTCGGGATCGAGGCGGACCCTGGCCTGGTCGCCGTCGCCGTTGCCCGCGGTCGTGACCCGCGCCCCGGCCAGGAAGACCGAGCGGACGATGTCGTCGCGTTCGATCAGCTCCGCCGCCGGGCCCTCGAACCGGATCTCGCCCTTCTCCATGAAGTAGGCGCGGTCCGAGATCGTCAGCGCCACGTTCACCGACTGCTCGACGATCACGATGGCGGTCCCCTCGTCCCGGATGCGCCGCACGACACCGAGGAGCTCCTCGACGATGGCGGGTGCGAGTCCGAGCGACAGCTCGTCGATGAGCAGCAGCTTCGGGCGCTGGATGAACGCCATCGCCAGTCCGAGCATCTGCTGCTCGCCGCCGCTGAGGTTCCCGGCGATCTGGCCGCTGCGCTCGCGGAGGATGGGGAACAGCTCGAGGACCTCGGCGGTGGCGTCCTCCACGTACGCCGGTTCGTCTCGGTGTTGCCACGCGGCGAGACGGAGGTGCTCGGCCACCGTGAGCGTCGGGAACACGGCACGCCCACCCGGCACCTGCACGATCCCGAGCTCGGTGGTGCGGTTGGCGTCGGCGTGCGTGACGTCGCGACCGTCGAAGAAGATCGCCCCGTGGTTGGGATCGGTCAGGCCGCTGATCGCGCGGAGCAGCGTCGACTTGCCCGCCCCGTTGGTCCCCAGCAAGGCGACGATCTCGCCATGCTGGACCTCGAGGTCGACTCCGAACAGGACCTGGATCTGGTCGTACGCCACGCCCACGTTGCGGCAGCTGAGCAGTGCCGGCGTACCCGTCGCCTCGAGCGTCCGGCGCAGCTCCGCCGCGACCACGAGAGCCCCCTCGGCCTGGCCCACGTCCGCCGCGACGAGCGACCGGGCGGACCGGGCGATCAGCCCCGCGAGAGCGACGTCGACGGCGAGCACGGTGAAGGCGGTGCGGTACCCCTGTGCGTCGCCGATGGCGAACAGAGCCACGGACGCGAGCGCCCCGGCGGCGAGGAACAGGATGGCCCACGCGTAGGCCTGGGAGCGGACGCGTGGGGGGGCGACGCGACCGACGAGGGGGAAGTAGGCCGGCTGGAACGAGCCCGCCCCGAACGCCCCGATCGCCATGGCGAGCAGCGAGACCGCCGACCACGGGGCGACCGCCATGACGACCAGGCCGGCCGCCAACCACACCCCCGACAACCCGGTGATCGTGGCCAGAGCAGACGTGTGTCCCTCTGCCTCAGCGCGATCGGCGTACCGGAGCCCGAGGATCAGTCCGACGACGACCCCCGTGGACCACAGGAACACGACCGCACCGCGACCGACCGAGGCGTAGCCGTACTCCTGCTCGTAGAAGAGCGCGAGCAGCGGCGGGATGGAGATGATGGCCAAGCCGAGCAGCAGCGACGCCGTCCAGAGCCGCCTCAGGGTCGGCACGCCCCAGAGCTGGCGGCGCGCCTCGCCGAACGCGATGGCGCCCTCGGCCGCTGCCTCCTCCGCCAGCGCCGGATCGATCGTCTCTCCCCGCGCGGGCTCCCGTAGCCGGACGACGGCACCGATGAGGACGAAGGTCGGGATGGCGAGCAGGAAGAACGCCCACTCCCAGCCGAGCGAGGCGGCGATGACCCCGGCCACGACACCGGCGAGTCCGCTGAGCGGGTTGGCGAGGCGGTGAAGGAAGAAGACCCGCGGCAGCACGCGCTGGTCGTAGTAATCGTTGAGCAGGCTGGGGTGCACGACCTCGTTGACGATGCGACCGATACCACCGAGCAGCCGGACGAGGAACAGCAGCGCGACGGTGGGGACCAGACCCGTGAGGACCGACATCGAGCCCCACAGGATCGCGGCTCCGGTCGCGATGCGGACGCGGTTGGCGCGATCCGCGACGACCCCGATGGGCAGCGCGGCGACCAGGATGAACGCCCCGGCCACGACCGAGATCGCCCCGATCCCGGTATCGGTGAGGTCGAACGCATCACGGATCTCGGGCGACAGCGCGGCGAAGGCGAAGCGGTCGAACTCGTCGACGAGGTTGAGCCCGAACAGCACGAGGAGCGGGCCAGCGGCGGCACCACCGGTCAGTCGCTGGAGTCGGTTACGCGCGCTCACGCGTCATCCTCTCCGCGCCCGGCTGCCACCAGGAGCTCGTGGGTCTCGTCCTGGTCGACGGCGCGCACATCCGCGACGAGGCTGGGCACGACGAGCCCGCGACGTCGCGCGACCCAGCGCAGGAACCGGTCGCGGAGCCGCAACGCCGCCTCGGCGAAACCGCCCGGGAGGAGCATGAGCACCAGCAGGACGCCGATACCCGTCGTGAGCACCCGGATGAGGTCGACGTCGCGCAAGCCGGGGATCTGCGGCAGCCCCTCGAGGAAGAGCGCCCCGAAGATCGGTCCGAGCAGGGAGCCGATGCCGCCGATCACGGTCATGACGAAGAGCTGGATCGACTGCTCGGGAGGGAACGCCCCCGCTGCCACGGTGCCGAGCTGGTAGACGATGAGGGCCCCGGCTACGGCGGCGATGAACCCGGAGATCGCGAACGCGGTGAGGCGGGTGACCGCGGGGCTGACGCCGTAGGCCTGGAGGGTCGGCTCGTTGTCACGGAGCCCGATCAGGACCCGCCCCGACCGGTACCGCCGCAGCGACCGCGCCACCATGAGCGCGAGCAGCAGGAAGACCAGACAGACCCAGTAGTACTTCACCTGCCCGGGCACGGTGACGCCGGCCACCTCCGACTCCGCGCCCAGGTCGATGCGTCCCCACAACACCGGTGGGCGCACGAACGAGAAGTCCCCGGGCAGCAGCCAGGCGAAGTACTCCCGTCGCAGCACGAAGTGCTCGACGGCGAACGCGAACGCGAGCGTCGTCACGGCGAGGAACAACCCCTGGATGCGGAGCGCCGGCAGGCCGATCACGATGGCGACGGCTGCACCGGCGAGGCCCGCGACCACCAACGTGACGAAGAAGTCGACCCCGTGGTTGGCCGCGAGCCCGCCGGCGACGGCG harbors:
- a CDS encoding MFS transporter, translating into MSARNRLQRLTGGAAAGPLLVLFGLNLVDEFDRFAFAALSPEIRDAFDLTDTGIGAISVVAGAFILVAALPIGVVADRANRVRIATGAAILWGSMSVLTGLVPTVALLFLVRLLGGIGRIVNEVVHPSLLNDYYDQRVLPRVFFLHRLANPLSGLAGVVAGVIAASLGWEWAFFLLAIPTFVLIGAVVRLREPARGETIDPALAEEAAAEGAIAFGEARRQLWGVPTLRRLWTASLLLGLAIISIPPLLALFYEQEYGYASVGRGAVVFLWSTGVVVGLILGLRYADRAEAEGHTSALATITGLSGVWLAAGLVVMAVAPWSAVSLLAMAIGAFGAGSFQPAYFPLVGRVAPPRVRSQAYAWAILFLAAGALASVALFAIGDAQGYRTAFTVLAVDVALAGLIARSARSLVAADVGQAEGALVVAAELRRTLEATGTPALLSCRNVGVAYDQIQVLFGVDLEVQHGEIVALLGTNGAGKSTLLRAISGLTDPNHGAIFFDGRDVTHADANRTTELGIVQVPGGRAVFPTLTVAEHLRLAAWQHRDEPAYVEDATAEVLELFPILRERSGQIAGNLSGGEQQMLGLAMAFIQRPKLLLIDELSLGLAPAIVEELLGVVRRIRDEGTAIVIVEQSVNVALTISDRAYFMEKGEIRFEGPAAELIERDDIVRSVFLAGARVTTAGNGDGDQARVRLDPDATTEIVGTSDGAALGVFDLTRTFGGIRAVDGATLTVGRGEILGIIGPNGAGKTTLFDVISGFLRPDEGRVVFGERDITDLSPHKRARLGLGRSFQDARLAPSLTVAENLALGLERHLVHRDHVAAAFGLPGAADQEIDVAWSVHDLVELLGLGAYRNKFVRELSTGTRRIVDLGMVMAHDPEVLLLDEPSSGIAQREAEALVPLLKRLRDEVGCALLVIEHDMSLITSLSDRMIAMELGRLIAEGSPAEVTTDERVVASYLGGNLAAIRRSGKEA